From Symphalangus syndactylus isolate Jambi chromosome 5, NHGRI_mSymSyn1-v2.1_pri, whole genome shotgun sequence:
GTGACAAAATTGGAGCTGATTGCTGCTCTTATGTCTGATTATAGAGCTTTAACTATGATGGTCAAAGCAAGAGGGCTTTGAAGACAGCATAATCATCCTGTGGAATCCAAACTGCACAGAAATCGAATGAAAACATCTTTAATTAGTGTCAGGAATTGTCCTACAGTTTTAAGATGAGTGAGATTTTTTTCATGCAATTGAATCTATGCCATGAGAAGTCTACCCCACTAATCACTGAGGATGTATAAAGGTCCCAGGGAAGCTGGTGATAGTTGTACTCAGGAAACTTGCCCTTGACCTCCAAACACATCTACAGTTGCTGAACCATGAGCCACTACAGAAGCTATTATGGAGGCCTGGGCTATGGCTATGGAGGCTTTGGTGGCCGGGGCTATGGCTATGGCTGTGGCTGTGGCAGCTTCCGCAGGTTGGGCTATGGCTGTGGCTACAGAGGCTATGGATTCAGCTCCTGCCGACCATTATACTACGGAGGATATGGATTCTCTACCTTCTACTGAAGAGTGAACTCATTCTTTGGATCACTAGAATCTGTCTATCATCCTGACTTAATTCTCCTTTCAGGTCTTTTTACCCCCTCTGTCAATTGTGCAGTCATTTTCTTGATAAACCAGACAAAGCAGCAAAGGGTGCCTTGTGAACTCTTCAAAGTCAAGACTCAATTCTGGCAACAAACACAACAGAATCAGTGGCAGCAGCAAGGGGAACCTGTAGAACGACCTAGAATCCCACCTTTCAAGCTGTGAATCCCTCTCTTCCCTTATTAATATATCAACATGGCACCAA
This genomic window contains:
- the KRTAP19-8 gene encoding keratin-associated protein 19-8, which encodes MSHYRSYYGGLGYGYGGFGGRGYGYGCGCGSFRRLGYGCGYRGYGFSSCRPLYYGGYGFSTFY